GTTTTCTGAGCTGAGTGTTTCGGTGGGAGGCACGGTTCGGTTCGGCGACGGACGGACCGTTGACATCGCAGGGCGAGGTACTGTCCTGTTTGAGTTGAAGAACGGCGGTCACAAGGTACTCACGGATGTGTACTATATTCCCAAGCTAAAGAGCAACATCATAAGTCTTGGTCAGCTCGAGGAGCGTGGTTGCAAGATTGTGCTCGAAGGTGGCTATCTATGGGGGTATGATCGTCAGAGGATGCTAATTATGAAGGTGCAGAGGTCACCAAACAGGCTCTATGTCCTCAACTTGGATCGTGTGGATCCGGTATGTCTCATGTCGAGCATGGATGACTCGGCATGGAAGTGGCACGCGCGCTACGGTCATCTAAATTTCCAGGCTCTTCGGCAACTTGGACAAAAGGAGATGGTACGTGGTCTACCGTGCATCAATCATGTCGACCAAGTGTGCGACGGTTGTCTCATTGGGAAACAAAGGCGAGCCCCGTTCCCAAGAGAGGGAAACTTTAGAGCGAGTAAAGCTCTTGAGTTGGTCCACGGAGACTTGTGCGAACCGATTACACCGGCCACCCCTGCCGGAAACAGATACTTCTTGCTTGTTGTCGACGACTTCAGCAGATTCATGTGGATCGTGTTGTTGAAGACAAAGGACCAAGCTTTGCAAGCCTTCAGGATAATAAAGATGGCGGCTGAAGTAGAATCTGAAGCCAAGCTGAAGGCCCTCCGTAccgatcgggggggggggggggggagggtgaGTTCAAGTCTCGTGCATTCACGGAATTTTGCGAAGCTCAAGGGATCAAGAGGTATCTTACGGTGCCATATTCACCACAGCAAAACGGTGTTGTGGAACGGAGGAATCAGACCGTGGTGGCGATGGCACGAAGCATGTTGAAGAGTAAAGGCATGCCGGGCAAGTTTTGGGGTGAGGCGGTCAATACGGCCGTTTATCTGCTGAACCGGGCTCCAACCAAGAGTGTGGTTGGGATGACGCCGTACGAAGCATGGTACGGACACAAGTCCACGGTTGATCATCTTCGCACTTTCGGGTGCGTGGCGCATGTGAAGACAGTGACTGGGCATACTAGCAATTGGCGGATCGGAGTACTCCAATGGTGTTGGTTGGCTATGAAAAGGGAACAAAGGCATACCGTGCGTGCAACCCCTCGACCAATAAGGTGGTTGTGACGCGTAATGTGGTCTTTGAAGAAGCGCGGTCATGGAATTGGAACTCCACCGAGCCGGTATACCCATCTTCCGATGAAATTTTCAACGTTGTTTACGATGATTATGAGCATGCAGACATTGATGATCAACCGAAGACGTCGAGTGCCGCGACGAGTAGTGCGAGCGGCGCAGCAGAAAAAAAGGACGCGAGGAGGCACGCGCCAGAAGCTGCAGCAGCCGACGTGTCCGAGGGCACGTACGGCACGCCCGGCAGCAGCGCGCGCAGCGCTCGCCCTGGTGGCGTTGTTCGATCAGGAGGGCCAGAGCAGGCCACACCAGCTCGTGGCTCACGTGGCACAGCACCGACCAGCCCATGCAAGAGCCTGTCGGCTGGAGGTGTTTCCAGCATGCAGCAAAGCATCCCACGTGCTGCACCACGAGCACATGAAGTTGATAGAAGTAAGCACATCGATATAAGGTATCATTACATACGGGATTGCGTGGAAGAAGGCAAGATTGAAGTCAACTACATTTGCACCGACGTTCAGCTTGCAGATATCCTGACCAAATCTTTGGGACGACAGAAGTTCACGGAGATGCGGGGAAGGATCGGCGTCCAAGCTGTGAAGTGAGGACATCGTGGTTGGGAGGGTGATTGTTGGAATCAACCACGTAGTGTGACCAGTCCGATACGGACTTGGTACAGTCACCAGGTAGGATTTGTATTTGGACTAGGACTAGGACTAGTAGGACTAGCTTAGCTAATATATATACTGCTGTACCCCGTGTAATCAGAACAGATCAAATCAATAAAGTGCAAAGGCTCGACACGAGCCTCTTGGCCAACTCGGCGAGTCTGCGTATTGTGTTCCGACGACTTGGTCTACGCTAGCTAGCTAGACACGAGAATCCATCCACCAGGGTGCTTGCCTGCTTGTACGTGCATGTCTCCGTCGAAGCAGCCGGAAGCAATCGGCTGTAGCTTGTACGTCGCTGCGTATTGTCGGAGAGTACTCGACAACAGCGTCAGCAAGGTCGGGTCTGTGTCAACAGTGTTCCATTGAGGTAGGCTTTGTGGAGGCATGTGTATGGGTTGTAGTCTGTAGAGTTAGTCGTGCGTCGGTGCTCACCAGGTTCATCCTGTGGCATTTCTTGGAGTAGATGCGGTCGACATGTACACTGGAAGCACGCTAATGGGGCACCTAAAGTGTTCGACGGAATGGCTATCACATTTGTGCTTTCCCATCTCACCTCAGCACCACATGAGCAAAACCACCTACCAGAGCATCGGGGTTGATTTGTCTGGTTTTAGAAAGTAGAGGGGATTAAGATCCCGGTTTTAGAGATCAGGGCCTCAGGGGGCTATGTGGCCAAAATGTAATACTTATGGGGTCATATACACTTTTTTTCTAAATCTAATAGGTTTCTTCCTTAGTGATATCCCAAATTATCCCACCAAGAAAGATGGCCGCGTCGTCCTGGCCTGCGCTCCCGGCCACCCGGCGGGATGTCCAGGCTGTCGTTGCAAGGACGTGGAGCCGTGGAGCTGTACTGGCCTCCATTGGCGCACCGTGCCCAATGTCAGTGCTGGTGTGTATGCACATATATTTCATCCCCAATATTGCTTATTTGATCAACTTCGGGTCTGCAGTAGTTTAATCAGCTCTTTTCAGAGATATAGACTAATCAATACAGTAGCTTAATAACTTGTAATCACTAGGGCCAATTAGCTGATGGGAGACAGGGAGAACGATGGTTGAAGAGGCTTAGGCAGTCTGCTGACAAGGAAATGCAACAGTGATTTCGCAAGAGAAATGGAGGTGATGGCTAGGCTCTGGCATGACAATGGTGTCCGCCTCCTTGCTTACTTCAGTGAATGCGATGAGCGGATACTCATCTATAGCTATATGTCGAACAACAGCATGGATCTCTGCTTATACTTCTATATTTTTTCTTGCCTATGCTCAGAATTTGGATCACAATAGTAAATAGATCATTAGGTTCTCTTCTATAATTGTTGGTTGTTGTTGTTCTGTTCTCCAACACATACGAGCAGCTCATTGTTGCACGGAGATAAGTTTCATGCACATAATTAAAGTTCTGGATAATCGAAGTACAAATCTGTAAATACCTTTAGAGGAAGCTTGTATGCTTGACATGCTTGACCATGTAAAAGCTCATGCATGAGTAATTATATAGTCAGGTTATTCTTTTTATCTGCAAGGTGAGCTTCAAAATTCTGTAAACTAGCGTTTCCAATAGTTCAGAGCTGCCACTTTACTTTCAGTATTTAGGTGGATGATCTCTGTTTAAATTCCTAATACAAGTAATGCACTCCGGCAAGTTCTATTTATTTGTGTCCTTGCTGCCAATAGATGTAATTTCATCGCGAGCACCCAAGTACAGCAGCACTATTGTCGTTCATTATTGTTGGCTTATGCCCAAGAGAGAAAATAATTAGCATTTACCTCTGTGTGCCGGACTGTAGTTGTACCATATGCCTATTGTATCATTTTCATCCTTGATAGATGCAGCGAGTAAATTGTCACTGAAAAATGTTGTGGTTGCAGCGTTTGTTTTGTTAATTCTGCATTCCTTCCTTTATGAGAAAAGTGTTACTTCTGTGTTAGTTATATGTTATGTTTCTCTATGTCCATTGCTTGCATTGACTTCAGATTGTGTGTATGTGGAGAAGCATGTCTGCTCCCAGTGGAGAGGACTTTCAGAAAGACAACTTAGACACTTGCTTTAGCATTCACGATTACTATTTTTGTAAAAATATTCATACGTGTGTTTGAATTGTTTTTAGTAGCTGTCTTTATTACTCTCTCTGATTGAAAAAAAAATCGGAGGCTGCCTACAGCAAGTCTCTTTGTCATCAGCGCCTTTCTTTGCTTGGTAGCTCCACATCCAATCTTTCAAGCTACATCCAGATGTAAGAAAGTTACAATTAATCCAGTACTAATAGTTTTGTACGTACGTATATGCGCACTCACCCCTTCTATATACATATGATTCCAGAGCATCTTTTACTAGCATTTTGTTTCATTGCCCCATACAAAATGTATGCAAGTGATGTCTATTTTTTTTTTTCCTTTGTCTAAATATACTACAGAAGCATGTGTTAAATAAAAGCTGGTTGGCGTCGTCGCAATTGCCAAATgtatgtggacatatttttcatCTTCCGCATGTTCTCTGTCGAGAGCAATGAGAAAGCTACGTAGGGAGAACAACAAGTCTTCTGCAAGGTGAAAATTAAGAAGAAAATATTTGGCTTGGACGACAGGGTTCATCGGCCGGATACCATATGTTTGATTTTGCTCGATATCTACTTAGCAACAATATGGCATCACTTTGATATCTTGGTGCATCTTTTATTGTTCAGTAGGCTCCACTTATTGAGTAAACATTGTTCGCCCGACCTTTTATGACTCCCTCTGTAGCGtagcacgggcatcttgctagttaatATATTATGCAATGAACATATTTTCAATTATATGAGGCGACAAACTTTTTTTAATGTCGTATAATATTTTTGTTAGTATCGTATAAAAACCGGACGTCCCGGAGTTTAAAGACGTATACGCGTACTAGTTGACGCATAGGATGTGCAAGCAAGCGCGGTATCGATTTCCGGCGGTCATTTTCTACTTTGTAAAAAAACCGAATGGCACAGATACGCGTGCTTGTTGACGCAAATGGAGGAGTAGCGCAGCGGCAGTGAGCTTCGACGTCGAATGGCGCGGCGCGGGATCGCACCCCGGCGGCACGCGTGCGTGCGGTTTATTTCTCtaaaaaaaaacatgtttttttgtGGCGAGGCCTTTTTTTAACATTCGGAGGATATATGCGTGATTAAATAAAAAGTAAGGGTTTTTTTGTAAAAGAGCATGCCACGTCAGCCCCCGACACACGGGTCCCAGCGGTCAGATATACCGTCAATACACGTTTATACGTGGCTTAGACCGTTTTACAATGATTAGACTCAAAGATGGTACTGACTTGCAAAAAAATGACTAGTGATATCAATCCGTTATGACGTGTCGAAGTGTGGTACTTTCGTGCTATTAACTCTAAAACGACGGACACTCATGCTAGCTTTATCGAGGACGGACACCCGGCCAATCGGTGGCACTACATGAAAACCAAACAATATATATATGTACCCGCCGTTAGATTGCTTTAGGATACGTGCTAATATAGTAAGAATGCATGTTTACATTATCTTATATTTGGAAAGAATCTGCTGTGCTGCCATCAATTAGCACTTTAAATTCGTGATTACTTGCCTTTTTAATGAGGTATTAATCTGATTGGTCCacgacaataaggaaataaatatcTCCCTAATTTTGGATGTGCATTAACTACATGACTCGTACATGGAAATAGTCGTATGGACACTCCACGTATATGCCAAACTAATAAAATCATATTTCCTAGTACATCATATATATCTTCAATTATGCGGCCTTTTCTTGTGTCTGAGGTTGTATTTCCTAGTACGTGCATGTATAATCTTATTAAAAACAAAGGTATCTAGAAATATATTGGGTATTCTCATGTTTCACGCATCCAAAAATATAAAATACCCAAAAAGTAAATGTGTACATCATTTTAAGTTTATTGTACGTGGATAAGCTAGTTGTAGGTACATATTAATAAATATCGCATATACCCAAAAATATTTTGGGTATAAACATACCCGAGAATATCTTTTTTACTAAAAAAGTTCACATACTCACAAATTTATTTGAGGTATCTGCATACTCATGAAATTTCTGGGTACATACATTGTGTCTCGTTAGCAGATATTTGATACCTCAGGCATGAGGCATGTGTCAATGCTTTGGAGTATGTACACCATTTAGATATATAGATACCAAATTTAAGTACATACTCATGATATTTCGGGTATGTGTATATTCTTAGTACATATAATAGCACGGGTATATGTATATTTTTTATTAAGTAATATTTATGGTATGTGTATATTTTCATTAGATATAATAGCCTGCGTACGTGTATATTTTTATTAGGTATAATACGTCAACATAATATTTGGAAAAGGATTATTGCTAGGAAATCAGTATAATATATTTTGGAAAGTAATCATTGACCGTTGAGCGTACTAGTGCATGCAAATGAAAAATGGGAAACTACTATTTCATTGATTGCACGTCATGCACTAATAAAAATGGCTTGCCATGTTTGGGCCTAGGTGCCCAGGCACCTAGGTGCCTGGGCACCTTGCCTAGAAACCGTTGGATCACACTAAGATGTGTGCACGTGTAATTAGTATTAGCACTAATTCATAAATGCATTAGATTTTTATTAGAAAAGAATTAGTGCTTGATATGGACACTTAATAACCACCCAAATTAAGCCCATGCATGTCTCATACGTCACGTAGCTGGGTATTTTTTTTTGTATAATGGAGGTCATATTTTTTTATGTGCGCTCCTTTATTGTTCACCGAGTATCTAATAACTTGAATAAATTACTAGGTATATACATACATAACCCAAAATATCTTAGGTATGTTTTTGTACTCAAAATATCTTGGGTATATATCAGATACTTATACGTCACGTAGTCAGGCATATACATGGCCATATTTTACTTTAGGTACACACGTCAAGTCGACTGGTTATGTACaatattttccaagcttttttcgCACAACTGGGTATACAAGTGTGCAGACACCTTGGATATTTTCACTTGAAGTATACTATTTGATGGAGAAAAATTCACTGTAGGTCCTTAAACTTGCACCAGCGGTTACTTTAGTCCCCGTAGTTGAAAATACCTGAAATACCATCCCTAAACTTGTCATAGGGGTTCACATACGGTCCATTATACTGTTTGGTCTACGTATTCGCTGATTTGGCAGCGGTCAAGTCGTTCCACGCTGGTGCTGACTGCCACCTCGTCTCCAGCCGCTTGAATATGCAGGAAAGCAGGGGGTCTTTTgcaaattatgcacataaaacaGCTGCCCGCTCCCCACCTGGTCGGACCGCCCCAACCTAGTCCGTCCCCGCCGCCAACCTAGTCCGTTCCTGTCGCCGCCTGCTGCCATCTGCGGAGAGAGAGAGACCATGGCTTCCGCCGTCGCTTGTAAGGGTGCCGCGCCAGCCAGCCTCCTCAAGTCCGGTGCTCCTGTGGCCTTCTGCGCGCTCCATTCTCCCGCCGACCGCCGCCCGTACAACACCCAGGTCAAGGAGGTCGGCCGCTACGACGACGACGACTACAGCGGCCGCGACCTCGTCATCCCCAGCTTCTTCTCGCAGGGTATGCTTTGCTTCCCCACCTGTGGTGCGCCGTTTCTTTGCATTCGTTCTGAAGTCAAATCGTTCTGATCAGCTTTTGCCGTCCTTGATGTTGATTCTGCAGACGTGCTCGACCCGCACAGCGCGCCGACCAGCATGGCCCGTCTGCTGTCTCTGATGGAGACCGGACTCTCCTCCATTGCTGGAGCGTCGCGGCTCGGACGGTGGGTGGCGAAGGAGGACGACAACGCCGGGGCTGACGGTCGAGGACGCACTTGTCGCGTCAGTGGCTCCACGCTTCTTCTTGCATAAACTAGTTAGTGCTTTCGTTATTACTTTTCGAACATGAACCAAATGGATGTTCCTGCTGTATCTGCATTCTCCTCATCTTACCATGCATGTGACTGATTGATCTTTCAGCTACGCGGCCATTGTTGATCAGTCAGACCAGCTCACTCCCAGGTAATTTTGCTACTTTTGCTGGATGCATGGGAGGTATTCAGCCAAATTTGCAGGCATAAACCACCTGGATTGTAATTGTTCACTGAAACTGACGTCTTTTTGACGGATTTATTTGCAGCCCCAGCTGAATCTGCCGTTGCTGACATCCACCCATGCCTAACATCAGGCTTGCAAGATACGGAAAGGTGAGCGAGCGTCTCCATCTTCAGATACAAAATGATTCAAGCCTGATGATGAACACATGCAGCATAGTAATAACAACTGGCATTTTGAACGCAGTGGTTCAACGACAGCTCCGACGACATCAGAGGCTGCTGCGACAAGGCTCTGCAGATCCTGTGCGCGCACTACGGGTGGGATGTAAGGCTCGAATTCTGTTCACTGTTCTTGTGATCTCAACGAAAAATGGGATTTGATCCATTTCTCTGAAACAATAACATTTTGCTGGATGGCACTGCAAGACCGTGGACGTGACGGTGCCTGAGGTGGAGGAGATGCGGCTGGCGCACTACGTGACCATGGGCTCCGAGTGCTCCGCTTCCCTCGCCACCAAGGAACATCCTGATGATCAAGGGCGAGGGCGAGAAGCAGCCCTGGGACGGCGACGACGACTCCGCGGTGCCGAGGTACAACCGCCGCATGGAGATGCCTGCTGACGTGTACAAGATAAACAAGATCAAGGCCGAGATGAAGAATGGCATCCTCTGGGTGACCCTGCTcaaggtggaggaggaggagcgcaagAGCGTCTTCCACGTGAAGGTCGAGTAGAGAGGCGAGTCAAGTAGTCCTTAGTGGTAGTGCTCATGGAAGATGGCCAGTGCGAGAGTATGAGAGACGCCTTGTTGATTTGGTGATGTTTGGTGTCTTTCTTTCTTCGTTTTGCTTCGTTGATCGTCTTGGATCGTGGTCTGGTGGTGAAGTTGGTTGGGAACTCTGTTAATTTCCTCAAGTTTGGCGTATGATGAAACTTACTTTGGTGGTGAAATTGGTCATGAAACTATGTTGATTTCCTCAAGTTTGGCATATGGTGAACCGATTTGGTGGTGAATTTGGTGGTGAAACCTTGTTGATCTCCTAAGTTTTGCGTGCTGCACTAATTTAGTGGTGAAATTGATCATGGACTTTGTTGATTGTCTGAAGTTTGGCTTGATTAACTACTTTAATGGTGAGATTGGTCTTTCAAATATGTTGATCTTCTCAAGTTTGACGTTATGAAATGATTTGTGCCGAGTGTGTAGTCTCTGATCCATGTTTGTTCCTCACTGTTCCGTAAAAAATAATTATgtttatcctctgttcttgttagAACACTAACTCTTGGAGTTCGTAGCTGTAGTGTTTTTGTGTGAACAGCCATATGAGATAGGCATTTCCTGGAGCACTTTGTTGATTTCCTTTACTTTGACGCCATGAACTGATTTGTGCCGAGTATGTAGTTTCTGATCCATGTTTGTTCCCGTGGAGGGGTGAGGGATAGAGAAGCCAATCCAAAAATGCTGAAATTTCAACAAGCAAATACAGTAGAAGCATAGGCTGAAAATCAATAACTACAGCAGGCTGAAAATTTAGAGTAGAGAGATGCATAATGGCCGTCCTAGACATGAGGACCGGCTGCGCCCGAATGGCCGTCCTCCTAGCTGGCCGTCGCCGGCCGCAGCGCCCACCCCTcacccctcctcctcctgccCGGCCTGCATGGAAGATTCAGTAGTATTCTGCAGCCTGCATGGAGTCTCATGCTTAACCTGAACAACCTGAACGTTCGTGAAGACAGCGGCGAAGCGCTCAGCGACGTCCCGGCCAAGGGGCGCGCCACCGACGGCGATGACGAGGAGCGAGGAGAGGTCGCCGTGGCGTGCCTCCTTGGACTTGATCATGGCCACCAGGACGGGCGGCGCCGCGGGCAGCAGCGTGACGCGGTACCGCAGGATCACGCGCAGCGCGGCACCGAAGTCGAACTGTCGAAGCGCTCCATGAGCACGGCCGTGTCCCCCATGGATACGGAGCGCAAGACCATCATGAACCCGAAGACGTTGAACAGGGGGAGTGGGAGCAGCGTGACGGCCGGCGGAGGAGCCGCCTTCGCGCCTGCAGAGGACAGACTCTCCTGCGCATCGGACCCGAAGACGACGCACCTGACGTGGCCGGGCAGCTTGGCGGCGACCTCGGGGGCGGCGAACGCGACGACGGGCCTGGAGAGGGCGACCTGGTGCGCGTACTCCTCGGGGGTTGAGGCCGGGTTGGCGGGGGACACGACGGTGCCGATGGACATGAGCGCGACGTGGAGCACGGGGACCTCGAGGCGCGAGGGCGCGACGACCAAGGCGACGTCCCCGGGGCGGAGGCGATGAAGGACGGGTAGGAGACGACAATGCCTGTGGCGGCGTCGACGAGCGCAGGGCGATCGGGGAGGCGAGGAGCGAGAAGGCGTAGGCCGCGGCCGCGGCCGTGACCGGGAGTGATTCCGGCGGCAGCGCGCCCGCTGAGCTGGAGCAGACGTTGTGGAAGGTCCGCGTGGCCGCGCAGAATCCGCTGCGCGGGTCGATCCCGGCGGGCGTCGCCGCCTGTTCGGCCATTGGGAGTTTTGCTTTGTTGTGGTGTTTTCGACGGAGAAACGGCGCAGAACAGGAGGAGGAGTGATGTGGATTATCCCAGTCCTCCCGTCGCAACTCGCAGATCGCaa
The sequence above is a segment of the Aegilops tauschii subsp. strangulata cultivar AL8/78 chromosome 6, Aet v6.0, whole genome shotgun sequence genome. Coding sequences within it:
- the LOC109760069 gene encoding 26.2 kDa heat shock protein, mitochondrial-like, which encodes MASAVACKGAAPASLLKSGAPVAFCALHSPADRRPYNTQVKEVGRYDDDDYSGRDLVIPSFFSQDVLDPHSAPTSMARLLSLMETGLSSIAGASRLGRWVAKEDDNAGADATRPLLISQTSSLPAPAESAVADIHPCLTSGLQDTESSDDIRGCCDKALQILCAHYGWDTVDVTVPEVEEMRLAHYGEGEKQPWDGDDDSAVPRYNRRMEMPADVYKINKIKAEMKNGILWVTLLKVEEEERKSVFHVKVE